The segment aacaacgttgcctataggcacaaaccctCCGCCACTagaccagacagaactggcaaaaagtgcacttcactgacgagtcgcggttttgtctcaccaggggtgattgtcggattcacgtttatcgtcgaaggaatgagagttacaccgaggcctgtactctggagagggatcgatttggaggtggagggtccgtcatggtctggggcagtgtgtcacagcatcatcggactgagcttgttgtcattgcaggcaatctcaacactgtgcattgtagggaagacatcctcctacctcatgtggtacccttcctgcaggctcatcctgacatgaccctccagcatgacaatgcaaccagccatactgctcgttctgtgcgggatttcctgcaagacaggaatgtaagtgttctgccatggccagcgaagtgcccggatctcaatcccattgagcacgtctgggacctgttggatcagagggtgagggctagggccattccccccagaaatgtccgggaacttgcaggtgacttggtggaagagtggggtaacatctcacagcaagaactggcaaatctggtgcagtccatgaggaggagatgcactgcagtacttaatgcagctggtggccacaccagatactgactgttacttttgattttgacccccccccccccccccccccccccccccccccagggacacattattccatttccgttagtcacatgtctgtggaacctgttcagtttatgtatcagttgttgaatcttatgtttgtacaaatatttacacatgttacgtttgctgaaaataaacagttgacagtgagaggacatttctttttttgctgagtttacatataccacaggaggttggtggtaccttaattggggaggacggctcatagtaatggctggaatggaatgaatagAACAGTATCAGACTCAAACATATggttccatttactccattccagccattattatgagccatcctccccccAGCAGCCTCCTCTGACATATACACAACATTATGCAGAGTGTTATTGCAGGCTGGTTGAGACTCACGTTGACAATGACGGGCACGATGAGCATGACCAACACAAGGTCCACCTGAGGGTTAGGAATGTAGTCCAGCAACACAGACTGCAGCTGGAACAGCAGCGCGCAGAGAAACACACTTTCAATTAGTGCAGGGCAAAACAACATACATGTTGCACAAAAGACTGTCATCCAATGACATTTAGATCGTCAATATTTTTCACTATAATAGAACGAGCATCTCTTTGGCTCTCTACTGTGGAACATGTGTGAGATTGGAGCTAATGTGATTATTCTGTGGTATTCACCATGTcagagagaccccccccccccccctcccgcctTCCTCACTGAGAAAAAGCTCCAGTGTCCCAAAGAAATATGTGTACTGGAAAAAACTAAAACGACCCTCTTCAAGAGAGGAGCAGTGAGCAGAGCAACAACAACCCTAAAACACAAAGAAGGTTTGAGCAGGAGATCCACAGCCTCAAACAAATAACTAACCAAACAAACTGTCTAAAGACCCTAGTCCCAGGGGCCGGATGATATTCATTTGGTTGAAGGTCAATGTTCCCATTCTGTTCAAAGGACAACTCTTTCTCTTTGTTCTCTCCAAAACCTTTCATCCTCCCTTTGTTTTTCAGCCTTGACTTTCTGTTGACTTTAAATTGTCACCAGAGATTTCAAACGCAGAACCGAGAAGAAAGAACATGATTGACACTTCCGCTCTCTCCCTCGAGTGGGTAGAGTCTCTCAGTTCTCTCAGGATCTGGGTTAGCCCATGTCCCTGGAGCAGGTGGTTGTGGGTACTGTGGGCCTACTCACGTTGGTCCATCCAGGAATGAGCAGGACCAAGCTGACTACACTCTTCTCCAGGACCATGATGAGAAGGTAGACACCACACTGACCGAGCCATGCTGCAGCCTGGGGAGGGTCACCTGGTCAGACGGAACAGACCATTACTTAATGACCACACGGTGATCACACTGAAACCACATACACTGACCAACGGACTCAGATCGTCACCTAGGGAAGATCAGCCATAGAGAGGACGACACCAGACTGCCACAACCACACTTTGACACCATAGAGGCATTCATACACACAAACAAGCACCCACAAACTCAGTGTGCTGGTCTAAACACTATTTGCATCTCTCGGTCATCTCAGTGTACACAGACAGGAACATGTGTGTCATTAACAAACACTCTACACCTGGGAACacagcagagagaaacagacaagagagagacagacgagagacacagacagcgagacagagagaggagtgagacaaAGGCGAGAAAGGTATAAGAGACAAActgcatgttgttgttgttcagcTCTTTAAGAGGGACAGAGTGGATTTACAACTAAATGTTTTACTATTTGTTTCGTTTTCAGGACCAATAGTtatgacagagggacagtattTGTAGCAGGCTTTTGGTGAAAAGAtccccacacagagagagcgtgATACAGATCGGATGGAATCTAAAGCCCACGAAAACATTTGGCCCGTTGTCATGCCACAGCTGCATTTACAATCTGGTGGATCATAATAATCAATGGAAAAAACAACATGAAACAGAACCAAGCGCAGATACAATAGAAAATGACTTTGTTGAATACAGTAGATTAACAGACTGACATTTGAAATCTTATTTTGGTTATTTTTCCCCCCATTAAGACTTATGGACAGAGTGAGTGCAACAATTGGCTAAAACTTAATCCCACAAGTCATCATCGCCCATCGGAGGATGTTTTTCATGCAATATTCTCATGAGCCTACAGCGGCCTCCAGTGGTGAAAGGAAGAAGTGTCAACCTTCCTGAAATAATCAGAAAATGAACTGGCACAACCCTCTCCAACGCACAGAACAGTAGTAGTCTGTACTTTGGTCAACCTCCAAACATTTGACACAGCGTAAACAGATGTCTAGGAGACTGACCGTATTCTCCAAAGGTGAGCAGTGTGAACTGCTTGTACTCCACGATCCTGGAGACAACCTTGACCCCCGCCCAGATGACCAGCATGCCTAGCGTGGCATCGAGCAAGAAGTTGATAAGATACCTGTGGAAACCCACCAGGAAGTGAGTCAGTGATTTGacatggggcagcaggtagcctagcggttagagtgttgggccagtaaccgaaaggtcagtGGTTCGAATACACGAGCCGACAAGGTgcaaaatctgtcaatgtgtccttgagcaagggaCTTATCACCTAATTTGCACTAGGGCTACCATACTACTATGGTTGAccatgtaaaacaacacatttcactgcatctGTCTGCTGTATGTCACAATAGAACATCTTATGTATTTATCATAATGATTGGTTGAGGTTGGATTGGAAGGTGGTTTCTGCAAACCTGTCCAATCACAGCTATGGACTCACAGGGAACAGGGGTCCATTTCTGTGAGGTTGGAGAGGAACACATTGGCGAAGTGGATGAAGAGAGCGCCAATGGCCTGCTTGGACATGTCGTAAAACCTGTAGAGATGGGGTGAAATGTAGGATGGTCATCACCATGGTGACTTGTAATAGCCAAATATATAAGTCAAGCAACAAAGATTAACATCTCTAAATCTAATAGAATCTATGATCCTCAGCCATGTGATCAACCGATGGTCTCCTGTTCTTCCCTGGGGGTTTGATACAGACTCTGATAAGAAATAGAATTTTAAAAACACCGGTCTCTTACCAGATCCTCCATGGTCTTCGGATCCCTACGGGCTCACGGAACCTCTTcactatagagagagatggagagacgcagtgagtgggtgagtgagacAGCCATAGAAGAGTGAAAAATcctatctttgtgtgtgtgtacatgtcctCTGTGGGTCCAGGAGAGATGGATAAAGAATGGCACAGTCAGAACCACATGCTCCCTCAGACCACCCATCCCCATCAGGACACTGGTAGCTCAGGGCTACGTGTCTAACAGGAACCCActgttcctctctccccatctaacACAAGGTCTGAGTGTGTGACTGTTCACATACCAATCATCATGTTGTGGCTGCAGTTTGACTCATTATCACCCAAAAACTCTCTGAAGGTTAGAATGCAAAGCCAGAATTGGTGCCTGGCATAAAATGATAGCAACTGTATCCAAGAACTCTGGCGCGCAAAAGGTGGGGCCAGTGGTCTGTCAATGGGAGGAAGTCACCAAAATAGCAAAGAGGAAGAGGACTCCAAACAAAGAGGGACGCATCTTGGCAAGCGGAGGAGAGGCATTGAGATGGACAGGGTAGCTCTGCAGTGCATACCAGTGCAGCGCTTGTCTGAGTAAACCCTTGATTTTCAGCAGTATATTAACAGACTTGGGTACTCTGGCTGACGCagtacttcacacacacacacacacacacacacacacacacacacacacacatcttcttACTAATAAGTAACTGTGAGGTCAAAGCTATTTGATCCTCCACTCACCTTTAGAGTCTGACCCCTTTCTTTCATAAATCCCTCTGTTGTAAAGTACATGCCTACAAAAAGTCATCTCACTGTAGATAGAGATATAGACAGAGCCTATTCTCTGATATTCAAAAAGGCATGTATGTATTCTGTAGGATTTTATGACCTCCCTCTCAAAGTAGTTTGCTCCATCATAGACCATAAACCTTCACCCCTGTCTTGAAGAGGCATTTCAATAATCAGAATAATACAAATGAAATGGGTTTTTAGATCGTTTACCAGTAGTTTATCGTTTAGGGATAGTTTATTAATATACAATAGTCTAATAGTTATAGGATACATTCGAGATCGTTTACATTTGTGTTGATGGGCCACGGTTGACATATGGCTACGCGTGGCGCTGAATATTTAAAACTTAGCACATAAAAGGATATGGGAAACATTCTTATAATAGACTATTTAAATGGAATTATAATATAATGATATATGTATTATCAGCCTTATAAAGTGCAACAGCAGCCTATCGGATAGAAACGTCAAAtagcataaacaaacaaactgcCACGTGCTCACAGATGGAGAGCAGCTCTGCAGTGGATACCAGAGCGGTGCTTGGCTGAGTAGACCCTTGATTTTCCCTTTAAAAGTGATGTCTAAGTATTTTATTTTAAACATGATCTGCCATTTCGAAACAATAGGTTATCCTATACAATTATACTGCTCAGCCCTTGAAACATTGTTACGTTCTCTTCTGAAAGATACTCACCCATCAATGTACTGAAGGCAACTATGGCCAGCAACCCTTGAATCAAGACTCCGAATCTGTTTGTCAAAGCCCCGTTATCGCATCCCTGAGGGTTCGCCTTCGTAATGTCTGACATGTTCGAAATCTCAAAAACTGCATTATTAAACAGTCTTTTGACCATAAAAACACCATTGTATCGGTAAATGTCCATGTCGAATACTTTAAAATCACCCGAGGCAGACAAAGGACAGGGGGCACTTCCCCTGTTTGCGAGGAGAAATCTAGGAGCCTTCCAATCTCAAGAAAAACAAGACGAATTTGCCATGCTGTCACTGCTCAATGTCTCTCTCGCGAAGTTAATACGAAAGTATTTTGCGGGGGGGGAAAAGTCACCGAAAAACTAAAGTTAGGAACAGGGTTAAATGTTCTACTCCGTATCAACCGCAAAATGCGGGATTCTGACGTCACCTCCTGCTGTTGAATTCCTTGGATCTCTGCGAGCGCAGGCGGTCTTTGTTCCTTTTGTTAATTGCGGTCACGCGCCCCTGTCTCCGCAGTAAGGGGCCATCCAATGTCCCAAGCGCCATTTGAAATGCTCTTTACCAGTTACCAAGTTCTAATCACATGTATAGAGTTTAGCGTATAATTGAATCTAAATGGACGACCTTTGTTATATGAATTATCTGTAATACAGCAGTCAGATGATGTGTCCTACACATTATGAGAGATAACAATAGTGGCTTTAACACTAAGCGTTGAGGCAGTCATTTTGACTTCATATTTATTACATTTAAACGTTTCTGCCATTTTTAAACTAATGCCTAAATAAGTATATTTATCGCATACATTTGTTTTTAGAATTTCGATTTCAGAAACAGAATTTGTGTTATATCCAGTTTTAAAAGGACATGTATTTCTTTCGCCAGTCATTCACCAGCAGGCAGCCTGCTCAGCTGATGATGGCCCATctaaactacacctaaactatattgaaaatgATTTCACAAATACAATAACAGATTTAGCCTAAAGACGATATTAAACTGACAATAGTCTGATGGGTAAAAATATTGTCAATTGTCAAATTGAATATGTATAGACAGTGCAGTTTATGCAGTTTAGTTGGAATTGACACAGAGGCAGGGAAACAGAGCACCAGAAAGTGACTTTTTCAAATCCTCTGAGGCTCCTACAGAGTTACATGCAGGTAAGACCTTTTGACGTATATATCGTATCAGAAAGAGTAGATGCTGAGGTTTCCAAAGCACTTACTTTTGCCGAATAACTCTAAAAATTGAAGAGATGAGCTCTATTTCAAAATATCACCTTTTAAAGGAATAACTGTTACATGTGCAACACAGATATCCTACACTAACATAAACCAATGAATATGATCTCTGATTTGTTTTATTGGGTAACATATTCTAATGTTACCCAAGCCTTCATAACACacaaccaaattattatttttgcaaTAGTATATGAAACATATTTATAAGACTGTTGTTTTGCATTCAGAATAACTGCTCATTGGCTCAAAGTGGGATCCCTCAAGGCCTTTCTAGTGTTAATAAGCAAAACCGACTTTGAATGACCAGGGCCTAGTCATGAAGCCACTATTGTCCAGTTATGGAATGAGGAGGGAGTTGGAATCTAATTCATTACTGATTAATAAGTAGTCAATCTATATCCATAGCCTATGGGTTTGCAATAGGCCTATGGCATTTTATTAAATCCAATGGTTTATGATAGGTCTACTCCATGGTCATTGTCAAGGCAGGCTAGATGAATTTGGGAGTTATTGAGTTGTAGAGACAAACCTTCACTTTTCTTCTGACTGGCACACAAAGGGCAGTGGCCCGTGCAATGCATGCGCCGCACGTGGAGGATAATCGGTTCCCCGTGCACTTGTTAAAACCTATTCTCTGGCAGATCAAACCGCGCGCTTCTAACCAACCATCTGTTACCAGCCCCTCACCACCACGTGCCCACGCACACTTCCCTCCGCCGGGAAGGACCGCGAGTGGCGAAGCCGCGGAGAGGCATTCGCTTCACCAAAGGGGTGCGGATGAGGCCCGTGGTGGCTAGGCAACTCAGACAATTCGGTAGGCCTGAGTGACTGCCAGCTTTTTGATTTGAGAGTTGCAAGTGGAAGATGATGCTCATTCATGCTAGCACTGTTATGGGATGATGACAGCAGAAGGAGGTTGCAGGGTTTCCCAAAATCATTATCCAACAAGTAGGCCTGTAttgcgcaatttagattttgcatTATTGTTCCGCAATTTAAAACAATTGATTTACTCACAGTCTCTACCAAATATTATAGCCTGACATTTTACACGCCTAAAACCTCCACAATACACTGTTGTAACTATAGTTTTCAAACAAGCATACATATTTTTAATATACATTTATTTAGTCAAAAGAATATCCTCATAAGATATGATACCCAGTTCAAGACAGTTTAAAATGTGATATTGTATACCCTCATCATGTCTGTCTATTCCCCTTCAGTTGGCGAGTGGGCCTACACACGCTCTGCCACTAGAGGATAGCATCGACTTTGGTATGAAATACCTTCACATGTTACAGTAATCCTTGAACGCTATAACAATTATTTGATGAAATGGACAATCTTCCATATGGAGTAGCCATGTTAAATATGTGTCATTTAGTTAGAACAATAAAATGATGACAGCCACTTTAGTACATGAGGCATTCCAAAAATGGAACAGGACAATAGGGCTGCTTCTAAATCAATATCCACTGAATGCGATGCTTTTGTTGCAATGTCATGAAGATACCCTGATCATATTATGGTTGATAATACAATTACATTCATGGAAACTTAAAACGTTCATGCCTTGCTGAGTCGCCTTCAGTTTGGGACTTTGGAGGCATGGGCCGAACTGGGACCACATGAAGCCCGTATACCCCCATTTGCTTCTGGACCCCATGAATACAAGGGCTTGGTTGACGGATAGAATGATCACGAGCATACTCGCTTTTATCAATGCATTGCTTATCAATGAATGTCAATGATTTCATCTCATGTAGGCTGCTCTAAGTGTTTTAATAAAGTGCATAAACGTTTTCAGTTTTCAGTCAAGTGGAAACAGTTTTGACATTATGCACTAACATTATAAGAACACCACAAATTGAGCTGTTAAAAACCGATACCATTTGAACTTATCTTTTAAATTAATACGACTTCTGTGGGGTATGTTACACTGAATTCCCTTGTAATCAGTAAGATTGTCTCTCGTGCACACTGAACATTGAGTTACGTTTCATTACATGTTGAATAGCATAATTCTTAAGAAAAACACACAATTAACCGAAAGAAAAGGTTAGTATGTGAAGACACGACTGTCACAGTCAGAAACAGTGCCAATGTAATTTTCATAGAAGGGGTTAGCACATGCATAGGCCTATACGTTAATTTATTTGAAAGTCAAATAGTTGTCAGACAAGCATTTTTGGCTCCAGGCTTAAACAGGTTTTTATCTTTGACTATACAGTATGCCTATTGGCTTCTGTTGGGA is part of the Salvelinus fontinalis isolate EN_2023a chromosome 39, ASM2944872v1, whole genome shotgun sequence genome and harbors:
- the LOC129838307 gene encoding store-operated calcium entry regulator STIMATE-like isoform X1 — its product is MDIYRYNGVFMVKRLFNNAVFEISNMSDITKANPQGCDNGALTNRFGVLIQGLLAIVAFSTLMVKRFREPVGIRRPWRIWFYDMSKQAIGALFIHFANVFLSNLTEMDPCSLYLINFLLDATLGMLVIWAGVKVVSRIVEYKQFTLLTFGEYGDPPQAAAWLGQCGVYLLIMVLEKSVVSLVLLIPGWTNLQSVLLDYIPNPQVDLVLVMLIVPVIVNSIMFWVVDSLMMRKYKYKSLDDSCDPSTKVDSTAPWVTGDESQVLLTVDTDAEEDCSTMVLGGSHSSLPVVGIIPSWVEV
- the LOC129838307 gene encoding store-operated calcium entry regulator STIMATE-like isoform X2, which translates into the protein MDIYRYNGVFMVKRLFNNAVFEISNMSDITKANPQGCDNGALTNRFGVLIQGLLAIVAFSTLMVKRFREPVGIRRPWRIWFYDMSKQAIGALFIHFANVFLSNLTEMDPCSLYLINFLLDATLGMLVIWAGVKVVSRIVEYKQFTLLTFGEYGDPPQAAAWLGQCGVYLLIMVLEKSVVSLVLLIPGWTNLQSVLLDYIPNPQVDLVLVMLIVPVIVNSIMFWVVDSLMMRKYKYKSLDDSCDPSTKVDSTAPWVTGDESQFSRAMRSRSL